The following coding sequences lie in one Manis javanica isolate MJ-LG chromosome X, MJ_LKY, whole genome shotgun sequence genomic window:
- the DDX53 gene encoding LOW QUALITY PROTEIN: DEAD box protein 53 (The sequence of the model RefSeq protein was modified relative to this genomic sequence to represent the inferred CDS: inserted 5 bases in 4 codons; deleted 1 base in 1 codon; substituted 4 bases at 4 genomic stop codons) — protein MPSLKCVLKKLLMCRRGWNLIQETSGPAGGSRGGRGRGWSDPSRSQEPXLCFRLLNSMTGVVIGCSGXKIKDIQGMTNTKIQIIKGDSEVEIKIFGTKDMKAKVKAATETFVEKQEGRYNGEFSVDKPVSQPSVGRDINTDSVFREVQPLIDWDQIKAEVVEWEKRKWADLPPVKKNFYIKIKAISSLSQVQVETGRKEIFNIMCDDLKDGEKRLSPNPTCKFEDAFQHYLKLMKRIXKAGFQMPMPVQSQAWPIILQGIDLIGVAEAETGKTWSYLMPGIIHLNQLISREQRNRPGMLILMPTRELAFQVEGNXSKYSYKGLKSICIHGGGNREGQIQDITKGINIIISTPGXLNNLQVKNLVNLRSITYLDLDEADKMLDLGFXRRLEQSYLRKPTIVYVGTLDLVAVNTVKLNIIVTAEEEKXSLIQEFLHSLSPKDKVIVFISRKFVADDLSSDLSIQGIPERSLHGDREQSDHEQASVDFKTRDVKILTAXDLASRGLDVNNVTHEYNYRFPWNTKEYVHRVGRTGRAGKTGISVTLMTQDNWKTATDLIKILKRANQSVPEDLATMAERYHQKKTQEKKSRKSQGKPKEFF, from the exons ATGCCGTCCCTTAAGTGTGTACTCAAGAAACTTCTGATG TGCAGAAGAGGGTGGAATCTAATCCAGGAGACCTCAGggccagcagggggcagcagagggggcCGAGGAAGGGGCTGGAGTGATCCCTCCCGCTCTCAGGAAC CTCTCTGCTTTAGATTACTGAACAGCATGACGGGTGTGGTGATTGGTTGCAgtggataaaaaataaaagacatccagggTATGACAAACACCAAAATACAGATCATAAAAGGTGATTCTGAAGTAGAGATAAAAATTTTTGGCACCAAGGACATGAAAGCAAAGGTCAAAGCAGCTACAGAAACTTTTGTTGAAAAACAAGAAGGAAGATACAATGGAGAATTCAGTGTAGATAAACCTGTATCACAACCCTCTGTTGGAAGAGACATAAACACAGACAGCGTTTTTAGAGAAGTTCAGCCATTGATAGATTGGGATCAAATTAAGGCAGAAGTTGtagagtgg gaaaaaagaaaatgggcagaTTTACCACCAGTTAAGAAAAACTTTTACataaaaatcaaagcaataaGCTCACTGTCTCAAGTGCAGGTGGAAACTGGGAGAAAGGAAATTTTCAACATAATGTGTGATGACTTGAAGGATGGTGAAAAACGTCTCTCCCCCAATCCTACTTGTAAATTTGAGGATGCTTTCCAACACTATCTCAAACttatgaaaagaatttaaaaagcaggTTTTCAAATGCCAATGCCAGTTCAGTCACAGGCATGGCCAATTATCCTACAAGGAATAGATCTTATCGGAGTCGCCGAAGCTGAAACAGGCAAAACATGGTCCTATTTAATGCCTGGGATTATCCATCTCAATCAACTAATATCTAGAGAACAAAGGAACAGACCTGGCATGCTAATCCTTATGCCTACAAGAGAATTAGCTTTTCAGGTGGAAGGAA ATTCTAAGTATTCATATAAAGGTCTTAAAAGTATCTGTATACATGGTGGTGGAAATAGAGAGGGACAAATACAAGACATTACCAAAGGGATAAACATCATTATTTCAACTCCTGGATGACTGAACAATCTGCAAGTGAAAAACTTGGTCAACCTAAGAAGCATAACCTACTTGGACTTAGACGAGGCAGATAAAATGCTGGATCTTGGGTT TCGTCGACTTGAGCAATCTTATTTGAGAAAGCCTACGATTGTTTATGTTGGTACTCTGGATCTAGTTGCTGTTAATACAGTGAAGCTAAATATAATTGTTActgcagaagaagaaaaatgatctcTTATCCAAGAATTCCTACACAGCCTGTCACCCAAAGACAAAGTCATCGTTTTTATCAgcagaaaatttgttgctgatgACTTATCAAGTGACTTAAGCATTCAAGGCATACCTGAGCGATCACTGCATGGTGACAGAGAACAAAGTGATCATGAGCAAGCATCAGTGGACTTCAAAACCAGAGACGTGAAAATATTGACTG ATGATTTAGCATCCCGAGGTCTCGATGTTAACAATGTTACACATGAGTATAATTACCGTTTCCCATGGAATACCAAAGAATATGTACACAGGGTAGGGCGTACTGGAAGGGCAGGAAAGACTGGCATATCGGTTACCCTTATGACTCAAGATAATTGGAAGACTGCCACTGATTTGATTAAAATTCTGAAAAGAGCAAATCAAAGTGTCCCAGAAGATCTTGCGACAATGGCTGAGCGCTATCATCAAaaaaagacacaggaaaaaaaatcaagaaaatctcAAGGAAAACCCAAGGAGTTTTTCTGA